A DNA window from Halococcus salsus contains the following coding sequences:
- a CDS encoding MarR family transcriptional regulator has translation MSRSESGWTDGLSPSAKLVVKVLEYRGSLTQKEIIEQSRLSGRTVRNALEQLQRAGTVEKGICIEDARQNRYKLTPPVANRIAGDD, from the coding sequence ATGAGTAGATCCGAATCGGGATGGACGGACGGTCTCTCGCCGAGCGCGAAGCTCGTCGTGAAGGTCCTCGAGTACCGGGGGTCGCTCACCCAAAAGGAGATCATCGAACAGTCGCGGCTCTCGGGACGAACGGTGCGGAACGCACTCGAACAGCTCCAACGTGCCGGAACCGTCGAGAAGGGGATCTGTATCGAGGACGCGCGCCAAAATCGGTACAAGCTCACGCCGCCGGTCGCGAACCGGATCGCCGGCGACGACTGA
- a CDS encoding AIR synthase family protein, giving the protein MPDSGKVDGRFFDRHIYPHLGASRAEVRVGPRHGVDFGVVDVGERSLVVATDPISIVPDLGFERAARFAFDVVCADVAVSGLPPAYLSVNFTLPPEMTDAEFATVWETIDEEARELGTSVVAGHTARYAGCSYPWVGGATVLAVGDPEEMVSPDGARPGDDLLLTTGPGVEAVGLLTTLFGDEMDLPESTLDAARERFGEARGVRDALTAAAAGPVTAMHDVTEGGLAAALCEFAGSAGVRIDVEREAVPMRPGVEPVCTYHDLDPWRVTSSGSLLVAVDPAGTDQVLDALADRGTTAAVVGRVDGGEGAFVDGSRLDHPRVDRSWDVYADYAGGAD; this is encoded by the coding sequence ATGCCCGACTCCGGCAAGGTCGACGGGCGGTTCTTCGACCGGCATATCTACCCCCACCTGGGTGCCTCGCGGGCGGAGGTCCGGGTGGGGCCACGACACGGCGTCGATTTCGGGGTCGTCGACGTTGGCGAACGCTCGCTGGTGGTGGCGACGGACCCGATATCGATCGTCCCCGACCTCGGTTTCGAGCGCGCCGCGCGGTTCGCCTTCGACGTGGTCTGTGCCGACGTCGCGGTCTCGGGCCTCCCGCCGGCGTACCTCTCGGTGAACTTCACCCTCCCACCCGAGATGACCGACGCGGAGTTCGCGACGGTCTGGGAAACCATCGACGAGGAGGCGCGTGAGTTGGGAACCAGCGTGGTCGCGGGCCACACCGCGCGCTACGCGGGCTGTTCGTACCCGTGGGTCGGCGGAGCCACCGTGCTGGCGGTCGGCGACCCCGAGGAGATGGTCTCCCCCGACGGCGCACGGCCCGGCGACGACCTCCTGCTCACCACGGGACCGGGCGTCGAGGCCGTCGGGCTCCTGACGACGCTGTTCGGCGACGAGATGGATCTCCCCGAATCGACCCTCGACGCCGCCCGCGAGCGGTTCGGCGAGGCGCGCGGCGTGCGCGACGCGCTCACCGCCGCGGCCGCCGGCCCGGTGACGGCGATGCACGACGTCACCGAGGGCGGGCTCGCCGCCGCGCTCTGCGAGTTCGCCGGGAGCGCCGGGGTCCGGATCGACGTCGAGCGCGAGGCCGTCCCGATGCGCCCCGGCGTCGAACCCGTCTGTACCTATCACGACCTCGACCCGTGGCGCGTGACGAGTTCCGGGAGCCTCCTGGTCGCGGTCGACCCGGCGGGCACTGACCAAGTCCTCGACGCGCTCGCCGACCGCGGGACGACGGCCGCGGTCGTCGGTCGCGTCGACGGGGGCGAGGGGGCGTTCGTCGACGGAAGTCGGCTCGACCACCCGCGAGTCGACCGCTCGTGGGACGTCTACGCCGACTACGCCGGGGGAGCGGACTGA
- a CDS encoding NADP-dependent phosphogluconate dehydrogenase encodes MADTNQELGIVGLGKIGGNLAKQAVEKDIRVVGFDTEDRPDLEDEGVEVHDAGEYDTLVEELDTPRVVYLSLPAGDLIDSELDSLLEVLDEGDVVMDGGNSFWRDSMRREERAWDEGVYYLDTGTSGGPPRASEGACFMVGGKEEGFEIAEPYLDTLSVEGGLLHVGPPGSGHFVKLVHNGIEFGMLQSIAEGVELLKSGQFDVDMADVFHNWSNGAVIESWLVKLMEMGLRKEDQQSDAPDFEEIPNYIEDTGEVNWLVSEAYKGETPIPVISQSVTELFKSRGQQRHAYRAIALMRHGFGTHPFGEDDTIRRERFSGRVDNEARHDLRDAENMDPVGPLADEDA; translated from the coding sequence ATGGCAGACACAAACCAAGAACTGGGGATCGTCGGACTCGGAAAGATCGGCGGTAACCTCGCGAAACAGGCCGTCGAGAAGGACATTCGGGTGGTCGGCTTCGACACGGAGGACCGCCCGGACCTCGAAGACGAGGGCGTCGAGGTCCACGACGCCGGCGAGTACGACACGCTCGTCGAGGAGCTCGACACGCCACGGGTGGTCTACCTCTCGCTGCCCGCCGGCGACCTGATCGACAGCGAACTCGACAGCCTCCTCGAAGTGCTCGACGAGGGCGACGTCGTGATGGACGGCGGGAACTCCTTCTGGCGCGACTCGATGCGCCGCGAGGAGCGCGCCTGGGACGAGGGCGTCTACTACCTCGACACCGGGACCAGCGGCGGCCCGCCCCGGGCGAGCGAGGGGGCCTGCTTCATGGTCGGCGGCAAGGAGGAGGGCTTCGAGATCGCCGAACCCTACCTCGACACGCTCTCCGTGGAGGGCGGTCTGCTCCACGTCGGCCCGCCGGGCAGCGGCCACTTCGTGAAGCTCGTCCACAACGGCATCGAGTTCGGGATGCTCCAGTCGATCGCCGAGGGGGTCGAGCTCCTCAAGTCCGGCCAGTTCGACGTCGACATGGCCGACGTCTTCCACAACTGGTCGAACGGGGCGGTAATCGAGAGCTGGCTCGTCAAGCTGATGGAGATGGGCCTGCGCAAAGAGGACCAGCAGTCGGACGCCCCCGACTTCGAGGAGATCCCGAACTACATCGAGGACACCGGCGAGGTCAACTGGCTCGTGAGCGAGGCCTACAAGGGCGAGACGCCGATTCCCGTCATCTCCCAGTCGGTGACCGAACTCTTCAAATCACGGGGCCAACAACGTCACGCCTACCGTGCGATCGCGCTGATGCGACACGGCTTCGGGACCCACCCGTTCGGCGAGGACGACACCATCCGGCGGGAGCGGTTCTCGGGCCGGGTCGACAACGAGGCGCGCCACGACCTGCGTGACGCCGAGAACATGGACCCGGTCGGCCCGCTGGCCGACGAAGACGCCTGA
- the rpiA gene encoding ribose-5-phosphate isomerase RpiA has product MAKEFTDDDNDIQVWAESEADTIEKAREELDAAGVEMSEEEIKDHIEVIPSPNRIKSGADGVFDARRRRGGIRTAQDLIEDGMDVGLGTGSTTAWAVAEIGRMIRHGELEDVRGVATSLQSHELAKEAGIPLVNLDAVTELDITIDGADQYSEDEPTVIKGGGGAHAREKVVDAMADRLVIATDEEKATDPLDFPVPVEVMPDAREVVSKDIREVGGEPELRMAVKKDGPVFTANGNLVLDVDFGGLDDTAGTARDLEKIPGILEHGIFLDMVDTVYLGTEDDVDVLEF; this is encoded by the coding sequence ATGGCAAAAGAATTCACCGACGACGACAACGACATCCAGGTGTGGGCCGAGAGCGAGGCCGACACCATCGAAAAGGCACGCGAGGAACTCGACGCGGCGGGCGTCGAGATGAGCGAGGAGGAGATCAAAGACCACATCGAGGTCATCCCCTCGCCGAACCGGATCAAGTCCGGCGCGGACGGCGTCTTCGACGCCCGACGCCGACGCGGCGGCATCCGCACCGCTCAGGACCTCATCGAGGACGGTATGGACGTCGGCCTCGGCACCGGCAGCACGACCGCGTGGGCGGTCGCCGAGATCGGTCGCATGATCCGCCACGGCGAGCTCGAAGACGTTCGCGGCGTGGCGACCTCGCTCCAGAGCCACGAACTCGCGAAGGAGGCCGGTATTCCCCTCGTGAACCTCGACGCCGTCACCGAACTCGACATCACCATCGACGGTGCCGACCAGTACTCCGAGGACGAACCCACCGTCATCAAGGGCGGCGGCGGTGCCCACGCCCGCGAGAAAGTGGTCGACGCGATGGCCGATCGACTGGTCATCGCCACCGACGAGGAGAAGGCCACCGACCCGCTCGACTTCCCCGTCCCCGTGGAAGTCATGCCCGACGCCCGCGAGGTCGTCTCGAAGGACATCCGCGAGGTGGGCGGCGAGCCCGAACTCCGGATGGCGGTCAAGAAGGACGGTCCCGTCTTCACCGCGAACGGCAACCTCGTTCTGGATGTGGACTTCGGCGGCCTCGACGATACGGCGGGGACCGCACGCGACCTCGAGAAGATCCCGGGGATCCTCGAACACGGTATCTTCCTCGACATGGTCGACACGGTCTACCTCGGCACCGAGGACGACGTCGACGTCCTCGAGTTCTGA
- a CDS encoding alpha/beta fold hydrolase: protein MDLPDRWTTEAVSVDGVHLQCYRTGSGPPILMAHGLYDNGRRWLPLGSDLAADYEIVAYDARGHGRSDAPETGYDIDTRVADLVSLIRELNLANPILLGHSMGAATVAWAAATHPDLPRGLVLEDPARFRDLPDVDTDETRARAREHLRERQARSVEARVADYDDEHDTEHIRRLAESVDECHPNAVKVAEDHPPVAEAFEAITCPTLVFRRDLGIEGRRADLDVANHLQDGRLVHVPDAGHYVFLDEYEAAYTELRTFLRRVSRLADRTTD from the coding sequence GTGGATCTCCCCGACCGGTGGACGACCGAGGCCGTCTCGGTCGACGGCGTCCACCTCCAGTGCTATCGGACGGGTAGCGGCCCGCCGATACTCATGGCTCACGGGCTCTACGACAACGGCCGCCGGTGGCTCCCGCTCGGCTCGGACCTCGCCGCCGACTACGAGATCGTCGCCTACGACGCCCGCGGTCACGGCCGCTCGGACGCACCCGAGACGGGCTACGATATCGATACGCGGGTCGCGGACCTCGTTTCTCTGATCAGGGAACTCAACCTCGCGAACCCGATCCTCCTCGGACATTCGATGGGCGCGGCGACGGTCGCGTGGGCGGCCGCGACCCACCCCGACCTCCCGCGCGGGCTGGTGCTCGAAGATCCTGCCCGATTCCGCGACCTGCCGGACGTGGACACCGACGAGACACGGGCCCGCGCCCGCGAACACCTCCGCGAACGGCAGGCGCGCTCGGTCGAAGCGCGGGTCGCCGACTACGACGACGAGCACGATACAGAACATATCAGACGGCTCGCCGAATCGGTCGACGAGTGTCACCCGAACGCGGTGAAGGTCGCCGAAGACCACCCGCCGGTGGCCGAGGCGTTCGAGGCGATCACCTGTCCCACACTGGTCTTCCGGCGCGACCTCGGTATCGAGGGGCGGCGGGCCGACCTCGACGTCGCGAACCACCTTCAGGATGGCCGGCTCGTCCACGTTCCCGACGCCGGTCACTACGTCTTCCTCGACGAGTACGAGGCAGCATACACCGAACTCCGGACCTTCCTTCGTCGGGTCTCGCGGCTCGCCGACCGAACGACGGACTGA
- a CDS encoding DUF7694 domain-containing protein, giving the protein MDRDEDRSDDGSPVTGMRIPPGVETHGDYHVVDRGDHETSWGRFTHVEIHRVDDSPTHDWYDLFELKNELFGEDRAALEVYPPAERLVDDTNSYHLWVLEADAELPFGIHDADSTNRGTVIPGRRSDAEDAPDR; this is encoded by the coding sequence ATGGATCGAGACGAGGACCGATCGGACGACGGATCGCCCGTGACGGGCATGCGGATCCCGCCGGGCGTCGAGACGCACGGCGACTACCACGTCGTCGACCGCGGCGACCACGAGACCTCGTGGGGGCGGTTCACCCACGTCGAGATCCACCGGGTCGACGACTCGCCGACCCACGACTGGTACGACCTCTTCGAACTCAAGAACGAGCTCTTCGGCGAGGACCGGGCGGCGCTCGAAGTCTACCCGCCGGCCGAGCGCCTCGTCGACGACACCAACTCCTATCACCTCTGGGTGCTCGAAGCGGATGCCGAACTCCCCTTCGGGATCCACGACGCGGACTCGACGAACCGGGGGACCGTCATCCCCGGCCGACGTTCCGACGCCGAGGACGCACCCGACCGATAG
- a CDS encoding type II toxin-antitoxin system death-on-curing family toxin has translation MSAEELLYPTIEDVHTMHEDIITNDPKADGGVKNPGGVESALLYVSVGYYNQVPETIHEKAAHLMRLLAAGHVFWDGNKRTALNATETFYDLNGYEFNHDDSGVRAILREFATDESSVDMDAVVSYCESHATKAEE, from the coding sequence ATGAGCGCTGAGGAGCTTCTCTATCCGACGATTGAGGACGTTCACACGATGCATGAGGATATTATCACCAACGACCCGAAAGCCGACGGTGGTGTCAAAAACCCGGGTGGAGTTGAGTCGGCGCTGCTCTATGTCTCGGTCGGATATTACAATCAAGTTCCCGAAACCATCCACGAGAAGGCGGCTCACCTCATGCGCCTGCTCGCAGCAGGACACGTGTTTTGGGACGGGAACAAACGAACGGCGCTGAATGCAACCGAGACGTTCTACGACCTGAACGGATACGAATTCAATCACGACGATAGCGGGGTTCGGGCGATCCTCCGTGAGTTCGCCACTGACGAATCGAGCGTGGACATGGATGCAGTAGTGTCGTACTGTGAATCCCATGCCACGAAGGCCGAAGAGTAA
- a CDS encoding fumarylacetoacetate hydrolase family protein — translation MRYYRTTLDDVPKFVVRDDEKAYDLTAARDGLTSFVDLATVAEVEGTTVDEVAEGVIDDAPLLDAGAVVENVTIPAMPDEVWAAGVTYQISSDAREEESGRGEMYQGAFENERPEIFFKATPERTMGPGEAVGVRSDSDWDVPEPELAVVVFRGEIVGYTIGNDMSSRSIEGENPLYLPQAKIYDRCAAIGPCIASPETVGDPNDLDFSMTIERDGETMFDGATSTDQMVRTPEELVSYLTRHNAIPELSVLMTGTSLVPDDFTLEEGDHVSIDIENIGLLENPVVEV, via the coding sequence ATGCGATACTACCGCACCACGCTCGATGACGTGCCGAAGTTCGTCGTCCGCGACGACGAGAAGGCCTACGACCTGACGGCAGCCCGCGACGGGCTCACCTCGTTCGTCGACCTCGCCACCGTCGCCGAGGTCGAGGGAACCACCGTCGACGAGGTGGCCGAGGGGGTCATCGACGACGCGCCGCTGCTCGACGCCGGTGCGGTCGTCGAGAACGTCACGATCCCGGCGATGCCCGACGAGGTCTGGGCCGCGGGTGTGACCTACCAGATCAGCAGCGACGCACGCGAGGAGGAGAGCGGTCGTGGCGAGATGTACCAGGGTGCCTTCGAGAACGAGCGCCCGGAGATCTTTTTCAAGGCGACCCCCGAGCGCACGATGGGGCCCGGCGAGGCCGTCGGGGTCAGAAGCGACTCGGACTGGGACGTCCCCGAACCCGAACTCGCGGTCGTGGTCTTCCGGGGCGAGATCGTGGGCTACACCATCGGTAACGACATGTCGAGCCGGTCGATCGAAGGGGAGAACCCGCTCTACCTCCCGCAGGCCAAGATCTACGACCGATGTGCCGCTATCGGCCCCTGCATCGCCTCGCCAGAGACCGTCGGCGACCCCAACGACCTCGACTTCTCGATGACGATCGAGCGCGACGGCGAGACGATGTTCGACGGGGCCACCTCGACCGACCAGATGGTGCGCACGCCCGAGGAACTCGTCTCGTACCTCACGCGCCACAACGCGATCCCCGAGCTCTCCGTGTTGATGACCGGCACCTCGCTCGTCCCCGACGACTTCACGCTCGAAGAGGGCGACCACGTCTCGATCGACATCGAGAACATCGGACTGCTCGAGAACCCCGTCGTCGAGGTCTAA
- a CDS encoding aldehyde dehydrogenase family protein: protein MTQTFENYVDGEWRASETGETFEVVNPSDTTEVVAECQQSSEADANGAIEAAAAARDAWKNTPGPDRGAFLRTTAKKMDERRDELAETLSREEGKTLSEATGETGRAVDIFYYFAERAMDYAGESYNPSAQGQNLYTVREPMGVAGLITPWNYPIAIPAWKMAPALATGNTVVCKLSKEAPTVYLKVMECMAEAAEEHDVPDGVVNVLTGSGENVGQPIVTHDEVDAVSFTGSRQVGDMIYEQATDAHKRIQTELGSKNPTVITESADIEQAADIVSGGAFGVTGQACTATERVIVHESVEDEFIDALVERAENTEIGHGVEDPGMGPKASESELENTLDYIQTAEDEGATIEYGGGEPEGDEFENGHFVEPTVLSGLDSDATVMQEEVFGPFVGVLTYSDIDEAIELANDVEYGLAAGIVTDDHSEANQFVDEIDFGIVKVNEATTGLELHVPFGGMNASSSETYREQGEEGMNYFTIIKTVYDSY, encoded by the coding sequence ATGACACAGACTTTCGAGAACTACGTCGACGGCGAGTGGCGCGCCAGCGAGACCGGCGAGACCTTCGAGGTCGTCAACCCCTCGGACACCACCGAGGTCGTCGCCGAGTGCCAGCAGTCGAGCGAGGCCGACGCCAACGGGGCCATCGAGGCCGCCGCGGCCGCGCGGGACGCCTGGAAGAACACCCCCGGTCCGGACCGCGGGGCGTTCCTCCGGACGACCGCGAAGAAGATGGACGAGCGCCGCGACGAGCTCGCCGAGACGCTCTCGCGCGAGGAGGGGAAGACCCTCTCCGAGGCGACCGGCGAGACCGGCCGCGCGGTGGACATCTTCTACTACTTCGCCGAGCGCGCGATGGACTACGCCGGCGAGAGCTACAACCCGAGCGCCCAGGGCCAGAACCTCTACACCGTCCGCGAGCCGATGGGTGTCGCCGGCCTCATCACGCCGTGGAACTACCCCATCGCGATCCCGGCCTGGAAGATGGCACCCGCGCTCGCGACCGGGAACACCGTCGTCTGTAAACTCTCGAAGGAAGCCCCGACGGTCTACCTCAAGGTCATGGAGTGCATGGCCGAAGCCGCCGAGGAACACGACGTCCCCGACGGTGTCGTGAACGTCCTGACCGGCAGCGGTGAGAACGTCGGCCAGCCAATCGTCACACACGACGAGGTCGACGCGGTCTCGTTCACCGGGAGCCGCCAGGTCGGCGACATGATCTACGAGCAGGCCACCGACGCCCACAAGCGCATCCAGACCGAGCTGGGTTCGAAGAACCCGACCGTGATCACCGAGAGCGCCGACATCGAGCAGGCCGCCGACATCGTCTCGGGTGGTGCCTTCGGCGTCACCGGCCAGGCGTGTACCGCGACCGAGCGGGTCATCGTCCACGAGTCGGTCGAGGACGAGTTCATCGACGCGCTCGTCGAGCGTGCCGAGAACACCGAGATCGGTCACGGCGTCGAGGACCCCGGCATGGGCCCGAAGGCCAGCGAGAGCGAACTCGAGAACACGCTGGACTACATCCAGACCGCCGAGGACGAGGGCGCAACCATCGAGTACGGCGGCGGCGAACCCGAGGGCGACGAGTTCGAGAACGGTCACTTCGTCGAGCCCACGGTCCTCTCCGGGCTCGACAGTGACGCGACCGTGATGCAGGAGGAGGTCTTCGGGCCGTTCGTCGGCGTCCTGACCTACTCCGACATCGACGAGGCCATCGAGCTCGCCAACGACGTCGAGTACGGTCTCGCCGCCGGTATCGTCACCGACGACCACTCCGAGGCCAACCAGTTCGTCGACGAGATCGACTTCGGTATCGTGAAGGTCAACGAGGCGACGACCGGCCTCGAACTCCACGTCCCGTTCGGCGGGATGAACGCCTCCTCCAGCGAGACCTACCGCGAGCAGGGCGAGGAAGGCATGAACTACTTCACGATCATCAAGACGGTCTACGACTCGTACTAG
- a CDS encoding SDR family NAD(P)-dependent oxidoreductase, with translation MGTANFDFSDETVIVTGGSAGIGRAIALGFGEAGATVITADVREDPKMEGEDVPTHELIAESGGTSEYVETDVSDPAEIESVVEAAREYGGVDVMVNNAGVQHSEPFLDVEQEDFDLLHHTNIRGAFFGTQAAAQDMIDRDEPGSIVNTASISSEVAQFGQVQYDSTKGAIKMVTRGAALELAEHDIRVNAIGPGQIATEFTEGWSEEAQEAASEGGEGFIKPVPLGREGHPDDNAGAVLFLASEDASYITGQLLFVDGGWTAI, from the coding sequence ATGGGAACCGCGAACTTCGATTTCAGCGACGAGACCGTGATCGTCACCGGCGGCAGTGCGGGGATCGGCCGGGCCATCGCGCTCGGGTTCGGCGAGGCCGGAGCCACCGTGATAACCGCCGACGTCCGCGAGGACCCGAAGATGGAGGGCGAGGACGTCCCGACCCACGAGCTCATCGCCGAGTCCGGCGGTACGAGCGAGTACGTCGAGACCGACGTCTCGGACCCCGCGGAGATCGAGTCCGTCGTCGAGGCCGCCCGCGAGTACGGTGGCGTAGACGTGATGGTCAACAACGCCGGCGTCCAGCACTCGGAACCCTTCCTCGACGTCGAGCAGGAGGACTTCGACCTGCTTCACCACACCAACATCCGGGGGGCCTTCTTCGGGACCCAAGCCGCCGCTCAGGACATGATCGACCGCGACGAGCCGGGGAGCATCGTCAACACCGCCTCGATCTCCTCGGAGGTCGCCCAGTTCGGCCAGGTCCAGTACGATTCGACGAAGGGCGCGATCAAGATGGTCACGCGGGGCGCGGCGCTCGAACTCGCCGAGCACGACATCCGCGTGAACGCCATCGGCCCGGGCCAGATCGCCACCGAGTTCACCGAGGGCTGGTCGGAGGAGGCCCAGGAGGCCGCGAGCGAGGGCGGCGAGGGCTTCATCAAACCCGTCCCGCTCGGTCGTGAGGGCCACCCCGACGACAACGCGGGCGCGGTGCTCTTCCTCGCGAGCGAGGACGCCTCCTACATCACCGGCCAGCTCCTCTTCGTCGACGGCGGCTGGACCGCGATCTAA
- a CDS encoding MBL fold metallo-hydrolase: MVHSTWGDWFVRDEVEAVEPDGLSIWYLGCNGYVLRTPETTVYLDPYFGDGTPPRTIRMIPVPMDPADATQCDAVCVTHEHIDHMHPPSYGPLVEDLGADIYAPEASYDEPDYDGEMRAPDDRKNVVDVGQDIEVGDLSIHVRGSNDPDAIEPVSYVVEHDSGTFFAAGDSRPAEAFSDIADEFDIDLGVLAYGTVGNIYHSEDDPTATYPTDWYNDGNQVVEAANDLDLDRLVPVHWDMWKNVGADPKTIAEYATSFAAPHVVETISIGDRLDIDQPGVVGFRDHRESQHRT, translated from the coding sequence ATGGTCCACTCCACCTGGGGCGACTGGTTCGTTCGCGACGAGGTCGAGGCCGTCGAACCCGATGGGCTCTCGATATGGTATCTCGGCTGTAACGGCTACGTCCTCCGGACACCCGAGACGACGGTCTACCTCGACCCGTACTTCGGGGACGGCACCCCGCCGCGTACCATTCGGATGATCCCCGTGCCGATGGACCCCGCCGACGCGACGCAGTGTGACGCCGTCTGCGTCACCCACGAACACATCGACCACATGCATCCACCGTCCTACGGCCCGCTGGTCGAGGACCTCGGGGCGGACATCTACGCCCCCGAGGCGTCCTACGACGAGCCCGACTACGACGGCGAGATGCGCGCCCCGGACGACCGAAAGAACGTCGTCGACGTCGGCCAGGACATCGAGGTCGGCGACCTCTCGATCCACGTTCGCGGCTCGAACGACCCGGATGCGATCGAACCCGTGAGCTACGTCGTCGAACACGACTCGGGCACCTTCTTCGCGGCGGGCGACTCCCGACCCGCGGAGGCCTTCTCGGACATCGCCGACGAGTTCGACATCGACCTCGGGGTGCTCGCCTACGGCACCGTCGGCAACATCTACCACAGCGAGGACGACCCCACCGCGACCTATCCGACCGATTGGTACAACGACGGCAACCAGGTCGTCGAGGCGGCGAACGATCTCGACCTCGACAGGTTAGTTCCGGTCCACTGGGACATGTGGAAGAACGTGGGGGCGGACCCGAAGACCATCGCCGAGTACGCGACCTCCTTCGCCGCCCCGCACGTGGTCGAGACCATCAGCATCGGCGACCGGCTCGATATCGACCAACCTGGTGTCGTGGGCTTTCGCGACCACAGAGAAAGCCAGCATCGGACTTAA
- a CDS encoding enolase C-terminal domain-like protein, with amino-acid sequence MAPEITRIETTEFSYPLEDVGSDTGFNLVYDPGETTNRRLFSIRIHTDDDITGEFIGGNSPAFAEFHEVADYLIGKNALNRERHWSEMKRGLRKYDRMGMGPVDIALWDLAGKYYDASISELLGRYRDRLPTYASTYHADDNGGLDSPEAYADFAEECRELGYGGFKIHGWGGSDERRDVDREVETVTAVGERVGDDMDLMIDPACELETFGDTMKVGRACDEQEFFWLEDPYRDGGISQHGHRKLRQNLDTPLLQTEHIRGLEVHTDFVDAEATDFVRADPEYDAGITGAMKIAHMAEGHGLDVEIHSPGPAQRQCMAAIRNANYYEMALVNPECDNTQPPIYEGGYEDQLDTVDSEGTVPVPDGPGLGVEYDWDYIDGQKKGGRTYE; translated from the coding sequence ATGGCACCGGAGATCACCCGGATCGAGACCACCGAGTTCAGCTATCCGCTCGAAGACGTGGGGTCGGACACCGGCTTCAACCTCGTCTACGACCCGGGCGAGACCACGAACCGACGGCTGTTCTCGATCCGCATCCACACCGACGACGATATCACTGGTGAGTTCATCGGCGGCAACTCGCCCGCGTTCGCGGAGTTCCACGAGGTCGCCGACTACCTCATCGGCAAGAACGCGCTCAACCGCGAGCGCCACTGGTCCGAGATGAAGCGCGGCCTCCGGAAGTACGACCGGATGGGGATGGGCCCCGTCGACATCGCGCTCTGGGACCTCGCGGGCAAGTACTACGACGCCTCGATCTCGGAGCTCCTCGGGCGCTACCGCGACCGGCTCCCGACCTACGCCTCGACCTACCACGCCGACGATAACGGCGGACTCGACTCCCCGGAAGCCTACGCCGACTTTGCCGAGGAGTGTCGCGAGCTGGGCTACGGCGGGTTCAAGATCCACGGGTGGGGCGGCAGCGACGAGCGCCGCGACGTCGACCGCGAGGTCGAGACCGTGACCGCGGTCGGCGAGCGCGTCGGCGACGACATGGACCTGATGATCGACCCGGCCTGCGAGCTCGAGACCTTCGGCGACACCATGAAGGTCGGCCGCGCGTGTGACGAACAGGAGTTCTTCTGGCTCGAAGACCCCTACCGCGACGGCGGTATCTCCCAGCACGGCCACCGCAAGCTCCGTCAGAACCTCGACACCCCGCTGCTCCAGACCGAGCACATCCGCGGGCTCGAAGTCCACACCGACTTCGTCGACGCCGAGGCGACGGACTTCGTTCGCGCCGACCCCGAGTACGACGCGGGTATCACCGGCGCGATGAAGATCGCCCACATGGCCGAGGGCCACGGGCTCGACGTCGAGATCCACTCCCCGGGCCCCGCCCAGCGCCAGTGCATGGCGGCCATCCGGAACGCGAACTACTACGAGATGGCGCTCGTCAACCCCGAGTGCGACAACACCCAGCCCCCGATCTACGAGGGCGGCTACGAGGACCAACTCGACACCGTCGACAGCGAGGGCACGGTGCCCGTCCCCGACGGCCCCGGCCTCGGCGTCGAGTACGACTGGGACTACATCGACGGGCAGAAGAAGGGCGGCCGGACCTACGAGTAA